The following proteins come from a genomic window of Neptunomonas concharum:
- a CDS encoding GNAT family N-acetyltransferase yields MEVRKVKLDEIKSVLILIDEFNRKRVPWPDDASLEEIYSGINGGGGCVVGAFFGEALVGTCTINICPNLSWSGRPYAIIENVVVTSTERNRGIGKALLAFAKKYCQEYGCYKVALMTGSQKPETLHFYESAGFIGSKTGYQARFDA; encoded by the coding sequence ATGGAAGTACGCAAAGTAAAATTGGATGAGATCAAGTCAGTTCTCATTCTGATAGATGAGTTTAACCGAAAGCGCGTCCCGTGGCCCGATGACGCAAGTCTTGAAGAAATCTACTCCGGGATTAATGGTGGAGGAGGTTGTGTGGTTGGCGCGTTCTTTGGAGAAGCTCTAGTGGGCACCTGTACCATCAACATCTGTCCGAATCTCAGCTGGTCTGGAAGACCCTATGCAATTATTGAGAATGTTGTGGTCACATCCACTGAGAGAAATAGGGGTATAGGCAAAGCCTTGCTTGCCTTTGCAAAGAAATATTGTCAGGAATATGGCTGCTACAAAGTTGCACTTATGACAGGGTCCCAAAAACCGGAAACACTGCATTTCTACGAATCAGCAGGCTTTATAGGCAGTAAGACTGGTTATCAAGCGAGGTTCGATGCTTAA
- a CDS encoding DUF1330 domain-containing protein gives MYEFLVGLEVSDNDAYSDYREGMKPILTSYGGGFGFDFVVSEVLLSEVDTPINRVFTIHFPNKTTAEKFFSDTEYLKVKAQFFDVSVSHITILSGYEKDT, from the coding sequence ATGTATGAATTCTTAGTTGGTCTGGAGGTTTCAGATAATGACGCATATTCAGATTATCGAGAGGGTATGAAACCCATTCTGACTTCTTATGGTGGCGGCTTCGGCTTTGATTTTGTGGTTTCTGAGGTTCTACTTTCAGAGGTTGATACGCCTATTAATCGAGTTTTTACGATTCATTTCCCAAATAAAACTACCGCGGAAAAGTTCTTTTCCGATACTGAATATTTAAAGGTAAAAGCTCAATTCTTTGACGTGTCTGTATCCCACATTACGATTCTTTCGGGCTACGAAAAAGACACTTAA
- a CDS encoding MerR family transcriptional regulator: MNIKDFSSLVGLSPHTLRYYEKIGLLKNVQRNSSGHRVYSTKDLKWIEFVKRLKETAMPLEGILAYARLREEGAESVSQRQVLLEQHQGHLKAHIALQQSHLAALEEKINLYKKGKVR, encoded by the coding sequence ATGAATATAAAAGATTTTTCTAGCTTGGTTGGCTTGTCCCCTCATACGCTTCGATACTATGAAAAAATAGGGTTACTCAAGAATGTCCAGCGCAATAGCAGTGGGCATCGGGTGTATTCTACAAAAGATTTAAAGTGGATTGAGTTTGTGAAGCGGCTCAAAGAAACAGCAATGCCCCTCGAAGGAATTCTGGCATATGCGAGATTAAGGGAGGAGGGGGCTGAGTCGGTGTCGCAGCGCCAAGTGTTGCTGGAGCAGCACCAAGGGCACTTAAAAGCCCACATTGCACTGCAACAGTCCCATCTTGCTGCCTTGGAAGAGAAGATCAATCTTTATAAAAAAGGAAAAGTTCGTTGA
- a CDS encoding carboxymuconolactone decarboxylase family protein: protein MEKSRFDTGLERLTSIDGEAGQKVIESLQDICPDLAKYTIEFPFGDIYARTGLDLKSREIATVAALTALGNCAPQLKVHLNAALNVGCSESEIKEVILQMAVYAGFPAALNGMFAFKDVLLERKS from the coding sequence ATGGAAAAATCACGTTTTGATACCGGACTTGAGCGACTTACAAGTATTGATGGCGAAGCAGGACAAAAGGTTATCGAAAGCTTGCAGGATATCTGTCCAGATTTAGCAAAGTATACGATTGAGTTTCCTTTTGGTGATATTTATGCCCGTACCGGTTTGGATTTAAAGTCTCGCGAAATCGCGACGGTTGCGGCATTAACTGCGTTAGGCAACTGCGCGCCTCAACTCAAAGTTCATTTGAACGCAGCGCTTAATGTGGGTTGTAGTGAATCAGAGATAAAAGAAGTTATTTTGCAAATGGCTGTTTATGCAGGCTTTCCTGCGGCTTTAAACGGTATGTTTGCCTTTAAAGACGTGCTTCTTGAAAGAAAGTCATAA
- a CDS encoding GFA family protein: MSKVYTGSCLCGGVKFSVSGFSEKAANCYCSMCRKFHGAAFGTLVDVTDLHWLSGEHLLKEFVAPNGTVRTFCSQCGSSLGFRVRGAESSDMELAIAAFDEDIPVKIDAQIYTAYKPNWCELPSNVPAFAEGRNE; this comes from the coding sequence ATGAGTAAAGTTTATACAGGTTCTTGCTTGTGCGGGGGCGTTAAGTTTTCGGTCAGTGGGTTTAGTGAGAAAGCGGCGAATTGTTATTGCTCCATGTGCCGTAAATTTCATGGCGCTGCATTTGGGACGCTGGTGGATGTTACTGATCTACACTGGCTTTCGGGCGAACATTTGCTTAAGGAGTTTGTTGCGCCTAATGGTACGGTGAGAACGTTTTGTTCGCAGTGTGGTTCTAGTTTGGGGTTTCGCGTGAGAGGTGCTGAGTCAAGCGATATGGAGCTGGCTATCGCTGCATTTGATGAGGATATTCCCGTCAAGATAGATGCGCAAATCTATACCGCGTATAAGCCCAATTGGTGTGAGCTGCCATCTAATGTGCCGGCTTTTGCTGAGGGGCGAAATGAATAG
- a CDS encoding SDR family oxidoreductase produces MRPLVLITGGSSGIGAAAAELIAENDADVVINYRTNEQAALAVKEKITSKGGTAYLVKADISTEEGVSHLFAEVDKIGTLGALINSAGVISTIHDFESTTLEQLNTVFTINVFGSFLCSREAVKRMSHRHGGNGGCIVNVSSMAASLGSPNEFVEYAASKGAIDTLTVGLAKEVARYGIRVNAVRPGLINTDMHIHTGDAQRADRLAKFIPLERAGTAEEVAELIMWLISEKSSYVCGALYDVSGGR; encoded by the coding sequence ATGAGACCATTAGTGCTTATTACCGGAGGAAGTTCCGGAATCGGTGCAGCGGCAGCTGAGCTTATTGCAGAAAACGATGCGGATGTTGTGATCAACTACCGAACTAATGAGCAAGCGGCGCTCGCTGTTAAAGAAAAAATCACTAGTAAAGGCGGTACAGCCTATTTAGTTAAAGCAGATATATCGACAGAAGAAGGGGTCAGTCATCTCTTCGCTGAGGTCGATAAAATTGGCACGTTAGGGGCGCTTATCAATAGTGCAGGTGTTATATCCACTATTCATGACTTTGAGTCTACAACGCTAGAGCAGTTGAACACGGTGTTCACAATAAATGTTTTTGGTAGCTTTCTTTGCTCAAGGGAGGCGGTTAAACGGATGAGTCATCGGCATGGTGGTAATGGGGGCTGTATTGTTAATGTTTCTTCGATGGCCGCCAGCTTGGGTTCGCCCAATGAGTTTGTCGAATATGCCGCGTCAAAGGGCGCAATTGATACGCTGACCGTTGGTCTTGCTAAAGAGGTCGCTAGATACGGTATTCGGGTAAATGCTGTTCGCCCTGGGTTGATTAATACCGACATGCATATTCATACCGGTGATGCGCAAAGAGCTGACAGGTTGGCAAAATTTATTCCTTTAGAACGTGCGGGTACCGCTGAAGAGGTGGCAGAGTTAATCATGTGGCTGATTAGTGAAAAATCCAGTTATGTCTGTGGCGCGTTATATGATGTATCTGGCGGCAGATGA
- a CDS encoding SulP family inorganic anion transporter, with amino-acid sequence MLADQRFAAFDLKGDIFGGVTTAIISLPLALAFGVASGAGAEAGLWGAIMVGFFAALFGGSTTLISEPTGPMTVIMTAILTSMMAKYPETGMAMAFTVVMMAGAFQMLLGTLKLGKYVTLMPYSVVSGFMSGIGVILIILQLSPLLGSPAPPGGVIGTLSALPDTAANMQWSELLLGALTLGVLFFFPKQYRKYVPAQLVALVAVTLLSVAVFDTDSIRRIGEIPSGLPSLVLPHFSAEMFTTMVIDALVLGTLGCIDTLLTAVIGDSLTRKEHDSDKELRGQGLANMISGLFGALPGAGATMGTVTNIQVGARSPVSGIVRALVLAVVVLIAGGLTEPIPMAVLAGIAVYVGFNILDWSFIQRAHKVSLPGMAIMYGVMLLTVFVDLIAAVGLGVFISNIIIIEKLSREQTRQVKAISDSDNNSVPLTSDERAMLDRAQGKVLFFYLSGPMIFSVSKAISRQHASIADYDVMILDLSDVPMIDVTVGLALENAIKDARDVSCEVFLLCPNERTREQLDKFQMMDLIPEGHDCASREQALQAALAYLEANA; translated from the coding sequence TTGTTAGCTGATCAGCGTTTTGCCGCGTTTGATTTGAAGGGTGATATTTTCGGTGGTGTTACCACGGCGATTATCTCTTTGCCATTAGCGCTAGCGTTTGGTGTGGCTTCTGGGGCTGGAGCAGAGGCGGGCCTGTGGGGCGCCATTATGGTCGGCTTTTTTGCTGCGCTTTTTGGTGGCTCTACAACGCTTATCTCTGAGCCAACCGGACCGATGACCGTCATTATGACGGCGATCCTAACCAGCATGATGGCGAAATACCCCGAGACCGGTATGGCGATGGCCTTTACGGTGGTAATGATGGCGGGCGCTTTCCAGATGCTGCTGGGTACGCTAAAGCTGGGTAAGTATGTCACGTTAATGCCTTATAGTGTGGTGTCGGGTTTTATGTCGGGCATTGGCGTGATTCTAATAATACTCCAGCTTTCCCCGTTGCTGGGTTCGCCGGCACCCCCCGGTGGCGTTATCGGCACGTTATCGGCGCTCCCTGACACGGCTGCTAATATGCAGTGGAGTGAGCTGCTGTTAGGTGCACTGACATTGGGTGTATTGTTTTTCTTTCCTAAGCAGTACCGTAAATACGTACCAGCACAGTTGGTCGCGCTAGTGGCCGTTACGCTACTATCTGTGGCGGTTTTTGATACAGACAGCATCCGCCGCATTGGCGAAATCCCGTCAGGCCTCCCCTCGTTAGTCTTACCGCATTTTAGCGCAGAGATGTTCACCACGATGGTCATCGATGCATTGGTGCTAGGTACGTTAGGCTGTATTGATACCTTGCTTACTGCCGTGATTGGCGACTCATTAACTCGTAAAGAACATGATTCTGATAAAGAGTTGCGTGGGCAAGGGCTGGCGAACATGATTTCCGGCCTATTTGGTGCGCTTCCTGGTGCAGGGGCGACCATGGGCACCGTAACGAATATTCAGGTGGGTGCGCGCTCACCCGTGTCGGGCATTGTGCGTGCGCTGGTGTTGGCGGTCGTAGTGTTAATCGCCGGTGGTTTAACAGAGCCGATTCCTATGGCGGTGTTAGCGGGTATCGCGGTCTATGTCGGGTTCAATATTCTGGATTGGAGCTTTATTCAGCGAGCACATAAAGTCAGCTTGCCCGGTATGGCGATTATGTATGGGGTTATGCTGCTGACGGTGTTTGTCGATTTGATCGCAGCGGTGGGGCTTGGGGTGTTTATCTCCAACATCATTATTATTGAGAAACTTAGCCGTGAGCAAACGCGCCAGGTTAAGGCTATCAGTGACTCGGATAATAACAGTGTACCGCTGACAAGCGATGAACGGGCTATGCTCGATAGGGCACAGGGCAAAGTCCTGTTTTTCTATTTGTCAGGGCCGATGATATTCAGTGTTTCCAAGGCGATTTCGCGCCAGCATGCGAGTATTGCGGACTATGATGTCATGATTTTGGACTTGAGTGATGTGCCGATGATCGATGTCACGGTGGGCCTAGCCTTAGAGAATGCGATTAAGGATGCAAGGGATGTAAGCTGCGAAGTTTTCTTATTATGCCCGAATGAGCGTACCCGCGAGCAACTCGATAAGTTCCAGATGATGGACTTGATTCCAGAGGGGCATGATTGCGCATCTCGTGAACAAGCGTTGCAAGCGGCGCTTGCTTACCTTGAGGCTAACGCGTAA
- a CDS encoding aspartyl/asparaginyl beta-hydroxylase domain-containing protein has translation MAPTSIYSDKHRISTLPDRIRLDRRYDAERLKRDVHDITSSLTQQFYVYYSPVLLVSDVTEPAEHDWTTEPMLKGCLYLQEVLAGIKAEIKSVRLMRLEAGAELKEHTDPMLDAIHQDIVRLTLPVFSDEHVLFLLNGTEVPMKPGELWYMKLSERHSVHNNSVHERINVSIDVVWNDWLDDCLRVGISSKP, from the coding sequence ATGGCCCCTACTTCCATCTATTCGGATAAACATCGCATAAGTACTTTGCCAGACCGGATTCGACTTGATAGACGATATGATGCGGAACGGCTGAAGCGGGATGTACATGACATAACATCCAGTCTGACGCAGCAGTTTTATGTTTACTATAGCCCCGTGCTATTGGTGAGTGATGTGACTGAGCCTGCTGAACATGACTGGACAACGGAGCCGATGCTCAAAGGTTGTTTGTACCTTCAAGAGGTTTTGGCTGGGATTAAAGCAGAGATTAAGAGTGTCCGTTTGATGCGTTTGGAGGCTGGTGCTGAATTAAAAGAGCATACGGACCCCATGCTAGATGCCATTCATCAAGATATTGTCCGCTTAACTCTACCTGTGTTTTCTGATGAACATGTGCTTTTTTTGCTAAATGGAACAGAAGTTCCAATGAAGCCTGGTGAGCTATGGTACATGAAATTAAGCGAACGGCATTCAGTACATAACAATAGTGTGCACGAGCGTATTAATGTCTCTATTGACGTGGTATGGAACGATTGGCTCGATGACTGTTTGCGTGTTGGGATATCTAGCAAGCCCTAA
- a CDS encoding NYN domain-containing protein, with translation MKKVALFVDVQNVYYTARQAYGRSFDYNKFWLKATADRTVVKAFAYAIDRGDKKQREFQNILRAIGFEVKLKPFIQRSDGSAKGDWDVGITLDAMEYAEQADIVILVSGDGDFDLLVNKLRIDKGKTVEVYGVPQLTATSLSNAASTFFPIDADLLLS, from the coding sequence ATGAAGAAAGTTGCTCTTTTTGTCGATGTGCAAAACGTCTATTACACCGCTAGGCAAGCCTATGGGCGCAGCTTTGACTACAATAAGTTCTGGTTGAAAGCGACCGCTGATAGAACGGTCGTTAAAGCGTTTGCCTATGCGATAGACCGGGGTGATAAAAAGCAGCGTGAATTTCAGAATATCCTTCGGGCTATTGGGTTCGAAGTCAAGTTAAAGCCCTTTATTCAGCGCTCAGATGGTTCAGCAAAAGGCGATTGGGATGTGGGTATTACGCTTGATGCCATGGAGTACGCTGAACAAGCGGATATTGTGATTCTTGTATCGGGCGATGGCGATTTCGACCTGTTGGTAAATAAGCTTCGTATAGATAAAGGCAAGACCGTTGAGGTTTATGGCGTTCCTCAGCTGACAGCAACTTCGCTCTCGAATGCCGCTAGCACGTTTTTCCCCATTGATGCCGATCTGCTATTGAGTTAG
- the pedF gene encoding cytochrome c-550 PedF — MFLKNKLLTSTAALLFCAGLSTQAAAHGDVTPQGVDTTGLEALGEEWRDENPYRPPYENNELAIKVGASAYNQNCARCHGLEGISGGIAPDLRMLEPGLEGDEWYQYRVVNGAVRDGAVYMPKMADYLSQEALWSIRTWLESLSVDE; from the coding sequence ATGTTTCTGAAAAACAAACTCCTGACATCGACAGCAGCACTCTTGTTCTGCGCGGGTCTTTCAACACAGGCTGCGGCGCATGGTGATGTGACGCCTCAGGGTGTTGATACAACTGGGCTGGAAGCACTGGGTGAAGAATGGCGTGATGAAAATCCCTATCGTCCGCCGTATGAGAATAATGAGTTGGCTATTAAGGTCGGCGCTTCGGCTTACAATCAAAACTGTGCACGCTGTCACGGTTTAGAAGGTATCTCAGGCGGTATCGCACCTGACCTTCGTATGTTAGAGCCAGGTCTTGAAGGTGATGAGTGGTACCAGTATCGCGTGGTTAACGGTGCAGTGCGTGATGGTGCTGTGTATATGCCGAAAATGGCTGATTACCTAAGTCAGGAGGCGTTATGGTCTATACGTACGTGGCTGGAGTCCTTGAGTGTTGATGAATAA
- a CDS encoding substrate-binding periplasmic protein, which produces MNKLNALLLSVVCLLMSGQVAARAYDDVIDSGILIVGVYRDFPPFSYLENEQPKGIDVELGAAIAKQMGLAMQLHWITPDENLEDDLRNNVWKGHYLDKDAENPLAMKRVADVMMRVPYDKEFAHRQDVQTGEVVNEQVVMFGPYQRESWRVAFDRQKIESVSTMAVFQYHPIGVEIDSLPDFYLTSAFQGRMRKHVKHYTNARLAFTAMQSGEVDAVMAMRSEIDNLLFAAQNDRFQVAENGFPSMGKQKWDVGMAVKSTYRQLGYAIEEVVDGMVRSGAMSQLIGRYGVTYELPGLYQVAQ; this is translated from the coding sequence ATGAATAAGCTCAATGCTCTTCTGTTAAGTGTCGTTTGCCTGCTCATGAGCGGGCAAGTGGCTGCTCGTGCCTATGATGATGTAATTGATTCCGGCATTTTGATTGTGGGGGTTTATCGAGACTTTCCGCCTTTTTCCTATCTTGAAAATGAGCAGCCTAAGGGCATTGATGTCGAGCTGGGGGCAGCGATTGCCAAGCAGATGGGCTTGGCCATGCAGTTGCACTGGATTACGCCCGATGAAAACCTTGAAGATGATCTTCGCAATAACGTTTGGAAGGGGCATTACCTCGATAAGGATGCAGAAAACCCATTGGCGATGAAGCGTGTTGCTGATGTCATGATGCGTGTTCCTTATGATAAAGAGTTCGCCCACCGTCAAGATGTGCAAACGGGAGAGGTGGTGAATGAGCAGGTGGTGATGTTCGGCCCTTACCAGCGTGAATCTTGGCGAGTTGCTTTCGATCGTCAAAAAATAGAGTCGGTATCTACCATGGCGGTTTTTCAGTATCACCCTATTGGTGTTGAAATTGATAGCTTGCCGGATTTTTATCTCACATCGGCGTTTCAAGGGCGTATGCGTAAGCATGTAAAGCATTACACCAACGCACGTCTTGCGTTTACGGCGATGCAGTCTGGTGAAGTGGATGCTGTTATGGCGATGCGCTCTGAGATCGATAATCTCTTATTTGCCGCCCAAAATGACCGTTTTCAGGTGGCCGAAAATGGTTTCCCATCCATGGGTAAACAGAAGTGGGATGTGGGTATGGCGGTCAAAAGTACTTACCGGCAGTTGGGTTACGCTATTGAGGAAGTTGTCGATGGTATGGTGCGTTCAGGCGCCATGTCGCAGCTGATTGGGCGCTATGGCGTGACATATGAGCTGCCGGGCCTGTATCAGGTCGCTCAATAA
- a CDS encoding quinoprotein dehydrogenase-associated SoxYZ-like carrier has protein sequence MMFANLLRSFVLVSGLSLASTALAANDPLNSPMWDYLRKIFIGEASYRFDDNIKVSVPPFAEDPTQVPIAVDASALSDQGIEKIVVWADLNPIQHVYTYYPLTGVRPSVSLRIKVQQATPIRAAVLLKSGIWHIGGALLDAAGGGCTTPSVANASPYWESHLGEISAKRFQREALGRYKIKVIHPMDTGLVDAIPEFYLQQLELRTAGGEALVRMELSQPVSENPVFTFDVLNTQESHYLWLRDNSGNEFEQPLGEAL, from the coding sequence ATGATGTTCGCGAATCTTTTGAGATCATTTGTGCTTGTTAGCGGTTTAAGTTTGGCGTCTACCGCTTTGGCGGCGAATGATCCGCTCAATTCGCCGATGTGGGATTATCTGCGGAAAATCTTTATCGGTGAAGCTTCCTATCGTTTTGATGACAACATTAAAGTGTCCGTGCCCCCCTTTGCGGAAGATCCCACACAAGTTCCTATCGCGGTAGATGCCTCCGCCCTGTCGGATCAGGGTATCGAAAAAATCGTTGTGTGGGCTGATTTAAATCCTATTCAACATGTATACACCTACTATCCTCTAACGGGGGTGCGCCCATCAGTTTCTCTAAGAATTAAAGTACAACAAGCTACGCCTATACGTGCGGCTGTGCTTTTGAAATCAGGTATTTGGCATATTGGCGGTGCCTTGCTGGATGCCGCCGGCGGTGGTTGTACAACGCCGAGTGTTGCAAACGCTAGTCCTTATTGGGAAAGCCACCTCGGAGAGATCAGTGCCAAGAGGTTTCAGCGTGAGGCCTTGGGCCGCTATAAAATTAAGGTGATCCATCCGATGGATACCGGGCTGGTGGATGCTATCCCTGAGTTTTATCTGCAACAGCTGGAATTACGCACTGCTGGTGGAGAAGCCTTGGTGCGCATGGAATTGTCCCAGCCGGTGAGTGAGAATCCGGTATTTACCTTTGACGTCCTCAACACCCAAGAGAGCCATTACCTATGGCTGCGGGATAACAGCGGTAATGAGTTTGAGCAACCACTCGGGGAGGCGTTATGA
- a CDS encoding quinoprotein relay system zinc metallohydrolase 1, whose amino-acid sequence MSVMIRLFALWLFFVPTAYAATLAYNLEPQSIAKNTWVLQGKSEDFSKKNGGNIVNTAFIVTEEGVVVFDTGPSRRYGEAMRKAIAAITDKPVILVLNSHHHPDHFLGNQAFADVPIKSLPETGKQIAQHGNAFAENMYRLVGDWMRSTEVQLPSGPLDVEYMQVGGHKLRFIQMTGHSGADLVMMDETTGVLFASDMVFFRRALTTPHTPGLDIWLSDLTTLSTLKYDRIVPGHGPLDADHQSITEMVDYLRWLDATLKQAAEQGLSMNEVMSLPIDERFRTIALAKSEFVRTVFHLYAKYEAAQF is encoded by the coding sequence ATGAGCGTCATGATTAGACTTTTTGCCTTATGGTTGTTTTTTGTGCCGACCGCTTATGCTGCAACGCTTGCGTATAACCTAGAACCACAAAGCATCGCGAAAAATACGTGGGTCTTGCAGGGTAAATCGGAGGATTTCAGCAAGAAAAACGGCGGTAATATCGTGAATACCGCCTTTATTGTCACCGAAGAAGGGGTCGTTGTTTTTGATACAGGGCCGTCCCGTCGATATGGTGAAGCGATGCGTAAAGCCATTGCTGCGATCACGGATAAACCGGTCATTTTGGTGCTAAATAGCCATCATCATCCCGATCACTTTTTAGGTAATCAGGCTTTTGCGGACGTGCCCATCAAGTCCCTTCCCGAAACAGGTAAGCAGATTGCGCAACACGGTAATGCGTTTGCGGAAAATATGTATCGTTTAGTCGGTGATTGGATGCGGTCAACTGAGGTGCAGCTACCCAGTGGGCCACTGGACGTGGAATATATGCAAGTGGGTGGCCATAAGCTACGTTTTATCCAAATGACAGGGCATAGTGGGGCTGATTTAGTGATGATGGATGAAACAACGGGAGTTTTGTTTGCATCTGATATGGTGTTTTTCCGTCGTGCACTCACAACACCTCATACGCCCGGTTTAGATATCTGGTTGTCTGATCTGACAACCCTTTCTACGCTGAAATACGATCGCATTGTCCCAGGCCATGGGCCGTTGGATGCTGATCATCAATCGATAACTGAAATGGTGGATTATCTTCGCTGGTTGGATGCGACGCTCAAGCAGGCTGCAGAGCAGGGGCTGAGTATGAACGAGGTTATGTCTTTACCCATTGATGAGCGATTCAGGACAATAGCATTGGCAAAATCGGAGTTTGTTCGCACGGTATTTCACCTTTACGCCAAGTACGAAGCTGCACAGTTTTAA
- a CDS encoding PQQ-dependent methanol/ethanol family dehydrogenase has protein sequence MNKSIMGKGFAVSALTVAISLSTSVTAGVTDQDILNDQATTGDVVSNGMGLRGQRYSPLAALNTETVKDLRPVWAFSFGGEKQRGQESQPVVKDGVMYVTGSYSRVFAIDVKTGDELWQYDARLPDAIMPCCDVINRGVALYGDLVIFGTLDAKLVALNKDTGKVVWKKTVGDYKAGYSLTAAPIVVKGKVITGISGGEFGIVGKVEAYDAKTGQIAWTRPTVEGHMGYVWKDGKKVENGISGGEAGKTWPGDLWKTGGAATWLGGTYDADVDLLFFGTGNPAPWNSHLRPGDNLFSSSRLGIDPDDGKIVWHFQTTPHDGWDYDGVNELISFDYKADGKTIKAAGTADRNGFFYVLNRENGDFIRGFPFVDKITWAKGLDDKGRPIYNEEFRPGNPADSADGKQGKAIVAAPSFLGGKNWMPMSYSQDTGLFYVPSNEWEMDIWNEPVSYKKGAAYLGAGFTIKAMNEDYIGVLRAIDPKTGKTVWDYKNYAPLWGGTMVTKGNLVFMGNPEGYLMAFDAKTGEEKYKFNTGSGIVGTPITWDMDGEQYVSVVSGWGGAVPLWGGEVAKRVKNFNQGGMVWTFKLPKS, from the coding sequence ATGAACAAATCAATTATGGGCAAAGGGTTTGCTGTTAGCGCTTTGACAGTAGCCATATCCCTTTCTACTTCCGTTACGGCAGGCGTAACTGATCAAGATATTCTTAACGACCAAGCAACGACCGGTGATGTTGTATCTAACGGTATGGGATTGCGTGGTCAGCGTTATAGCCCTCTGGCTGCACTAAATACTGAAACCGTTAAAGATTTGCGCCCCGTCTGGGCATTTTCCTTTGGTGGTGAAAAACAACGCGGACAGGAGTCTCAGCCTGTTGTAAAAGATGGGGTTATGTACGTCACGGGTTCCTACTCACGTGTATTTGCTATTGATGTAAAAACCGGAGACGAGTTGTGGCAGTATGATGCTCGTTTGCCTGATGCCATTATGCCTTGCTGTGACGTCATTAACCGTGGTGTAGCGCTTTATGGTGATTTGGTTATCTTCGGAACATTGGATGCTAAGCTGGTTGCACTAAATAAAGACACCGGCAAAGTAGTCTGGAAAAAAACCGTAGGTGATTATAAAGCGGGTTACTCGTTAACTGCCGCGCCTATCGTGGTTAAAGGTAAGGTGATTACCGGTATCTCTGGTGGTGAGTTTGGTATCGTGGGTAAGGTTGAAGCCTATGATGCTAAAACAGGGCAGATCGCGTGGACACGCCCAACCGTTGAAGGCCATATGGGATATGTATGGAAAGACGGCAAGAAGGTTGAAAACGGTATTTCCGGCGGTGAAGCGGGTAAAACCTGGCCTGGTGACCTATGGAAAACGGGTGGCGCTGCTACGTGGTTAGGCGGTACTTATGATGCCGATGTTGACTTGTTGTTCTTTGGAACAGGTAACCCAGCCCCTTGGAACTCTCACTTACGCCCAGGGGATAACCTGTTCTCCTCATCGCGCCTAGGTATTGATCCAGATGACGGCAAAATTGTTTGGCACTTCCAAACTACGCCACACGATGGGTGGGATTACGACGGTGTAAACGAACTGATCTCTTTTGATTACAAGGCCGATGGCAAAACGATTAAAGCGGCAGGTACGGCTGACCGTAATGGTTTCTTCTATGTCCTGAATCGTGAAAACGGCGACTTCATTCGCGGCTTCCCATTCGTTGATAAAATTACGTGGGCGAAAGGACTGGATGACAAAGGCCGCCCAATCTATAACGAAGAGTTCCGCCCAGGTAACCCCGCTGATTCTGCTGATGGTAAGCAGGGCAAAGCGATTGTTGCTGCGCCGTCTTTCCTAGGTGGTAAAAACTGGATGCCAATGTCTTACTCACAGGATACGGGCCTGTTTTATGTACCGTCTAACGAGTGGGAGATGGATATCTGGAATGAGCCTGTTTCTTACAAAAAAGGCGCAGCTTACCTAGGTGCTGGTTTCACGATCAAAGCGATGAATGAAGATTACATCGGCGTATTGCGTGCCATCGATCCTAAGACTGGCAAAACTGTCTGGGATTACAAAAACTACGCGCCACTTTGGGGTGGAACAATGGTGACTAAGGGTAACTTGGTCTTCATGGGCAACCCAGAAGGCTACTTGATGGCCTTTGATGCGAAAACGGGTGAAGAGAAATACAAGTTCAACACTGGTTCTGGCATCGTAGGTACGCCAATTACGTGGGATATGGATGGTGAACAGTATGTTTCTGTCGTATCCGGATGGGGCGGTGCGGTTCCACTATGGGGCGGCGAAGTTGCTAAGCGTGTGAAAAACTTCAACCAAGGCGGTATGGTTTGGACGTTTAAATTACCTAAGTCGTAA